The following coding sequences are from one Salvia hispanica cultivar TCC Black 2014 chromosome 3, UniMelb_Shisp_WGS_1.0, whole genome shotgun sequence window:
- the LOC125214618 gene encoding putative inactive cadmium/zinc-transporting ATPase HMA3 translates to MEEGNDKNGKFQKSYFDVLGLCCSSEVPLIEKIMNSLDGIKGFSVVVPTKTLIVVHDSLLISQIEIVKALNDSGMEAGVRVYGHGSYKNKWPSFYSVACGILLTLSFLKYVFTPLRWLAVGAIVVGIPPVVLKAFTAVRNCRLDINILVLITVAGSVALRDYWEAATIVFLFTISEWLESRASHKATAVMSSLVSVVPQKAVIAETGEEINADEVKMGTVLAVKAGQVIPIDGVVVEGSCEVDEKIMTGESIPVTKQKDSTVWASTINLNGYISIKTTAMAEDCVVARMAKIVEEAQNKKSGTQRFLDKCAKYYTPAIVVVSASLAIVPLAFHFHNRREWFHLALVVLVSGCPCALLLSTPVAMFCALSKAATLGVLFKGAQHLETLARVKIMAFDKTGTITRGEFRVVDFKSLRPDVSLDALLYWISSIESKSSHPMAAALVEFARTHSVEPRPDRVEHFQNFPGEGISGKIEDNELYVGNKKIASRAGCSEVPKLEGYDTQGKSVGYVFMGSSPIAVFFLSDVCRTGAKEAVEELKSLGIKTVMLTGDCQGAAQLAQEQLGGGLDVIRAELLPEDKASIVKGLQKEGPTAMIGDGLNDAPALATADVGISMGISGSALATESGDVVLMTNDIQRVPKALRIARRVKRKIIENVILSISTKAAIIGLAVAGHPLVWAAVLADVGTCLLVIFNSMLLLRGTPVDKSRAHVHTKRATSSCCDENSSREHDHGKHDVESHHQHKHGDSCGNKKCSSSTKGHEHSAHSGHSCNGDGVKDGDCCAKVDPRDLERGMKKCSGSTKEHDHSARTHSCNGHRDVMDHHDLESQNHHKHGDSCGNKKCSSSTKEHDHNAHTHQHHDHDPKPHSHGSSCGTEKCSSSVKEHAHDTRCGEDIKHDHEHKQCHGDHGDIKHDHEHKQCHGDQEDIKHDHDQGRGGHCKEGGYGVGAGGFEGSDTGCNGGSKKVHRGCCESFRRECCIRRSGHFEGNLRGGLSEIVIE, encoded by the exons ATGGAAGAAGGGAATGACAAGAATGGGAAGTTTCAGAAGAGTTACTTTGATGTGTTGGGGCTTTGCTGCTCCTCTGAGGTGCCATTGATTGAGAAGATCATGAATTCTCTTGATGGGATCAAAGGCTTCTCAGTtgttgtcccaaccaagacaTTGATTGTGGTCCATGACTCTCTCCTTATTTCCCAGATTGAAATAG TTAAGGCGCTGAACGACTCGGGGATGGAAGCCGGGGTGAGAGTGTACGGCCATGGCAGCTACAAGAACAAATGGCCGAGCTTCTACTCTGTTGCTTGCGGGATATTGCTTACTCTTTCGTTCTTGAAGTACGTGTTTACCCCGTTGAGATGGCTGGCCGTTGGGGCCATTGTCGTTGGCATCCCACCGGTCGTGCTCAAGGCCTTTACAGCAGTGAGAAACTGTAGGCTTGATATCAACATCCTTGTCTTGATCACAG TTGCTGGATCCGTTGCTCTTCGCGATTATTGGGAGGCTGCAACGATCGTGTTTCTCTTTACAATATCCGAATGGCTCGAATCAAGGGCTAGCCATAAG GCAACTGCTGTCATGTCGTCTTTGGTCAGCGTTGTGCCTCAGAAGGCGGTCATAGCTGAGACGGGTGAAGAGATCAACGCGGATGAAGTCAAGATGGGAACCGTTCTAGCAGTGAAGGCCGGCCAAGTCATACCTATCGATGGCGTTGTAGTGGAAGGCAGCTGTGAAGTGGACGAGAAGATCATGACCGGAGAATCCATCCCTGTCACGAAGCAGAAGGACTCCACCGTCTGGGCCAGCACGATCAACCTAAACG GCTATATAAGCATCAAAACGACAGCCATGGCAGAGGACTGTGTCGTCGCTAGAATGGCGAAGATCGTGGAAGAGGCGCAGAACAAGAAATCGGGCACACAAAGGTTCTTAGACAAGTGTGCTAAGTACTACACTCCAG CTATAGTTGTGGTATCTGCTTCATTAGCCATAGTGCCTCTTGCATTCCATTTCCACAATAGGAGAGAATGGTTCCACTTGGCTCTCGTCGTGTTAGTGAGCGGTTGTCCATGCGCGCTTCTCCTCTCCACGCCCGTTGCCATGTTCTGCGCGTTGTCAAAGGCAGCAACGCTAGGCGTGCTGTTCAAAGGAGCGCAGCATTTGGAGACGCTTGCTCGGGTAAAAATCATGGCCTTCGACAAGACGGGGACGATCACTAGGGGAGAGTTTCGGGTGGTGGATTTCAAGTCCCTACGCCCCGATGTCAGCTTGGACGCGTTACTATACTG GATATCAAGCATTGAGAGCAAATCAAGCCATCCAATGGCTGCTGCTTTGGTTGAGTTTGCTAGAACACATTCGGTTGAGCCAAGGCCGGATAGAGTCGAGCATTTCCAGAACTTCCCCGGTGAAGGGATCTCAGGGAAAATCGAAGACAACGAGCTATACGTTGGgaacaaaaaaattgcatcAAGAGCAGGATGTAGTGAAG TTCCCAAATTAGAAGGCTATGATACACAAGGAAAGTCTGTTGGTTATGTCTTCATGGGATCATCTCCCATTGCTGTCTTCTTCCTGTCTGATGTGTGTCGAACCGGGGCCAAGGAAGCGGTCGAGGAGCTCAAGTCGCTAGGCATCAAAACCGTCATGCTAACCGGGGATTGTCAAGGCGCCGCGCAGCTTGCACAAGAGCAGTTAGGGGGAGGCCTAGATGTTATACGAGCCGAGCTTCTCCCGGAAGACAAAGCCAGCATAGTCAAGGGGCTCCAGAAGGAGGGGCCCACGGCGATGATTGGGGACGGCCTCAACGACGCGCCAGCATTAGCCACGGCGGATGTAGGGATATCCATGGGGATATCCGGCTCTGCTCTTGCAACAGAGTCCGGGGACGTTGTGCTAATGACGAACGACATCCAGCGCGTGCCTAAGGCCTTGCGTATCGCGAGGAGGGTGAAGCGTAAGATTATTGAAAATGTGATACTTTCTATTTCTACAAAGGCTGCTATAATAGGGCTGGCTGTGGCTGGCCATCCACTCGTTTGGGCGGCCGTGCTTGCAGATGTTGGGACGTGTTTGTTGGTTATTTTCAACAGCATGTTGTTGCTTAGAGGCACGCCCGTTGATAAGTCTCGCGCCCATGTTCATACGAAACGGGCGACGTCTTCTTGCTGCGATGAGAATTCTTCTAGAGAGCATGATCATGGAAAACATGATGTGGAATCACACCATCAGCATAAGCATGGTGATTCGTGTGGAAACAAGAAATGCTCGAGCTCCACCAAAGGGCACGAGCACAGTGCGCATAGTGGCCATTCTTGCAACGGAGACGGAGTCAAGGATGGTGATTGTTGTGCAAAAGTTGATCCCCGTGATTTGGAGCGTGGAATGAAGAAGTGCTCGGGCTCCACTAAAGAGCACGACCACAGTGCACGAACTCATTCATGCAACGGACACAGGGACGTAATGGATCATCATGATTTGGAATCACAGAATCACCACAAGCACGGAGATTCTTGTGGAAACAAGAAATGCTCGAGCTCCACCAAAGAGCACGACCACAACGCGCATACTCATCAGCATCATGATCATGATCCGAAGCCACATAGCCATGGAAGCTCTTGTGGGACCGAGAAATGCTCTAGCTCGGTCAAAGAGCACGCCCACGATACCCGTTGTGGTGAAGATATCAAACATGATCATGAACACAAGCAATGCCACGGAGATCATGGAGACATCAAACATGATCATGAACACAAGCAATGCCACGGAGATCAAGAAGACATCAAACATGATCATGATCAAGGTAGGGGAGGGCATTGCAAGGAGGGAGGCTATGGCGTTGGGGCCGGGGGGTTTGAGGGCAGTGACACGGGATGCAACGGGGGATCGAAGAAGGTGCACCGGGGATGCTGCGAAAGCTTCAGGAGAGAATGCTGCATAAGAAGAAGTGGCCATTTTGAGGGCAACTTGAGAGGAGGGTTATCAGAAATAGTGATTGAATAG